The Terriglobales bacterium sequence CGGGCTCCAGCAGCTTCTTGCCGTCAAAGAGCTCCCATTTCTCCAGGCAGACGCGGTAGTCGAGGCCGCCGCGGTTGGGGCTGCCGCGGAACAGGTCTTTGCCGAACTCGTCGGTGGTCCGCTCCAGCCGGTGGTAGGGCGACATCCAGCATTTGCCCAGGTAGGTGTAGCACTTGTTGGCGTGGATAAGGACCTCGATGCCGACATCGAGGGAAGTCTTGCGCGAGGCCAGCTCGCGCAGGGTGAGCTTGGTGTCGGCCACCACCTGGGTGACGCCGATGGAGCGGTAGAAGGCGACGTCCTCGTTGTTGAGGATGTTGGCCCCGATGCTGGCGTGGATGACGAGCTGCGGGAAGCGCCGGTGCACCTCGGCGATGGCCCCGACGTCGGTCATGATGGCGCCATCGACGCCCCAGGCGACGAACTTCTCCATCTTGCGCAGGAGCGCGGGCAGCTCGGAGGACTGCATGTTGGTATTGATGGCGACCCGCAGCTTGGCTCCGCCGGAGTGTACGATGCCGACGGCTTGGTGCAGCTGTTCATCGGAAAGCTCATAGGCGTCGCGGCGGCGGCTCCAGCCGCGGGCCCCCACATAGACAGCGTTGGCGCCGCTGTCCACGGCCGCCTTGGCCATCTCCAGATTCCCTGCCGGGGCGAGTAATTCAACCATGGCTTTCCTCCAGCTTAACAAGTATA is a genomic window containing:
- a CDS encoding peptidase U32 family protein; the encoded protein is MVELLAPAGNLEMAKAAVDSGANAVYVGARGWSRRRDAYELSDEQLHQAVGIVHSGGAKLRVAINTNMQSSELPALLRKMEKFVAWGVDGAIMTDVGAIAEVHRRFPQLVIHASIGANILNNEDVAFYRSIGVTQVVADTKLTLRELASRKTSLDVGIEVLIHANKCYTYLGKCWMSPYHRLERTTDEFGKDLFRGSPNRGGLDYRVCLEKWELFDGKKLLEPAVALKNDAFFYLDDIPPLITLGVHCLKIQGREYPVPLVAGIVRFYRELIDACLATPPERKIDLAPWRARLEAIQAERDARRSNMTQILLDEARQPVPRRA